The Streptomyces hundungensis genome contains the following window.
TGTCCAGGAACTGAGTGATTCCCTCACTCACCGCGAATCGCACGGCACGCCGCATGAAGGCCCGGTTCGCCTGCATGATCTTGGGCAGCCCCGGCATGAATCGCATGGCCTCGCGGGCCGCTTCGCGGTCGACCTCGAAATTGTGCGAACCGCCCAGGTAGTAGTCGTATATGCGGGACACGCTCGGCACCGAGATGTCGATGCCCTGAGGGGCCCAGGCGGGACGCTCCATCAATGTCTCCAACAAGTCGCCGCAGGACGGCCATGACCATGACCATTGTTTGCGCCTGAGGCTACTGATCGTCCGCCGAGAGAGCGAGTAAAAACGGAAAATGGTCGTCCGTTATTAGTCACACGCTCCCGGCTTGTGCGCCGGATCGTACGGCTCGACGCGGGAGCACGCGCCATCGTATCGCCGACTGGACACACCCGTCGGCCCGCCGCCGCGTGGGGGGTCGCGGTGACGGGCCGAAGGGGCCGGGGGCGGGGCTACTTGGGGGCGCCGACGAGCTTGCCCTCGGGGGACACCGCGTACCATGTCCCGCCCACGCCCTGGCCGTTGGTGTCGCCGGGCTTGGCGTCGCCCGCGAAGGTGTAGACGGGCCAGCAGGTGATCGACTGCTGTTTCACCCCATCGGGGCGGTTGAAGGTGACGAAGCCCTTGAGGGCGATGCCCTTGGTGTCGTTCTTCTCGACCGGCGCGACCACCGGCCACTTCTCCAGACAGGCTCCCGTGCAGGCGGACTTCATCGGCCAGGCCGAGTCCTTCTTGAAGCGGTAGACGGTCATGCCGCGCGCGTCCACGATGACGTCGCCGAGCTTGGCGTCCTTGCGGACCGAGAGACCGGGCATGGCCGCGGCGGCCGGGGCCGGCGCCTCTGCCTGGGCCTGCGCCTTCTTGCCGTCGGGCGCGGCGGCGTGCCAAGTGCCGCCCACGTTCTGCCCGTTGGTGTCGCCGGGGTTGGTGTCCTTGGCATAGCGGTACATCGGCCAGCCGCCGATGGTGAGCTGCTTGCTGCCGTCGGCGCGGGTGACCGAACCGAGCTTCGAGGCGTCCGTGCCGGCGGCGGCGCTGACCCCGTCGGCGGGCACCGCGGGCCAGGCCTTCGCACAGTCGCCCTCGCAGTTCGTCTTGGCCGGGTTCGCGGTGTCCTTGTCGAAGCGGTAGAGGGTGAAGCCGGCGCTGTCGGTGACGACCTTGCCCAGGTCCTTGCTGTCGCTGACCGTCAGCTGTCCGGCCGGTTTCGCGGCGGACTCGGCGCCGCCCGCTTGTCCATAACCGCCGCCCGCGCCATAGGCGTTGTCGGTGGGCTGCTGGGCGGCGCCGGCGTTGCCGACGGGTTGCCCGTTGCCGCCCGCGTAGCTGCTGCCCTTGTCCTGGCCGCAGCCCGTCGCGGTCAGTGCCAGTACCGCTGCCGCCGCTGCCGCGAGCGATGCGCTGCGCCAGGTTGTCATGTCAACTCCCGTGTTCGGTAAGGCTGTTGGGACGCCCGGGTGCGCCGGGTGATGGCCCTAAGTACGGGCGGGGGGCACCGGTGTGTTCAACGCGGGAGCGGAAATCTTTCCGATGCGGGGGCGCCGAATCGACAAGGGCCCGAACAAGCGGTCAACGCGGCGAACACAAAGCCGCCCGGAACTCCCCCCTTCAGGCGAATCGATTCGACGCCCCCTCCGGTTGCGCCCCCACCGCCCGATGATCATTCAGTGCAAGGACGACACCTCGCCGGGCGGCTGCTCGCCGCCACGGCCTTCACCGTGCTGCTGGCGGCACCGGCACCGGCCGCGCGGGCCGACGCCTGTGCGTACGCCTCCGTAACCCAGGGCAGCGGCGGCTCGCCCTGGGCGGTCGCGGGCACGGGCCACCGGTGCCCCTGGCCGCCGCACCCTCCGCACCCCACGCCCCCGCCCACCCGGGTGCCGCCGACCCCGACCCCGCCCACGCCCCCTCCCGCGCCGAAGCCGCCGCCCGCGCCCGCACCGCGGCCGGCCCCGCCGCACCACCCCGCGCCGCACCCGAGGCCACCCGCCGTCCCGCCCGCGCCGGCGCCCCCGGCACCGCGCCCGCCGGTGAACCCTGCCGCGCCGGCGCCGCCCGTGGTGCCGCCGCCGCCCGCCGCCTCGCCGCACCCCGGGCCGCCGCGTGCTCAGCGGATCGTCCTGCGCAACTACCGGATGCCGCCGCGCAAGAAGGCGGCGCCCCGGCTCTCCCCCGTCACCCTCACGCTGCTCATCACCGCGCCCGCCGTCATCGGCGCGGCCCTGCTGCGCACCCGTTCCGGCTCCCGCTCCCGCTGAGTCCGCTTCCTCCTGAGAGGTTCCCTTGTCCGACTGGCTCGTCCTGGTCATCGCCATGGCCGCCGCATGCGCGGTCGTGCTCACCATCACCTTGTTCAGCAACCGCCGGGTCGACCCGGAGGACGACCCCTCGGACACCCCGGACGTCATCGAGTACATGACGATGATGATCGGCGTGGTGTACGCCATCGTGCTCGGCCTCGCCATCGCGGGCGTCTGGGAGGGGCGCGGGGCCGCCCAGGCGGATGTGCAGCAGGAGGCCCAGGCGCTGCACGAGATCTCGCAGCGGGTCCAGGTGTATCCGGCGGAGGTGCGCGAGCGCACCCGGACCGACGTCGAGGCGTACGCCTCCTATGTGGTGCACACCGAGTGGAGCCACATGGCCAAGGAGGGCGAACTCACCGACGAGAGCGCGCAGAAACTGGAGAGGATCCGCCGCGATGTGACGGACTACCACCCCGCGAACGACTTCGAGGCCCAGGCCTACCAGCCGCTGATCGACCAGGTGGCCGTCGTGGACTCCGCCCGGACGGCGCGCGGGCAGGGAGCGGGCGCCACCATGCCCGGGGTTGTCTGGTTCGGCCTGATCATCGGCGCGCTGGTCACGGTCGGGCTGATCTTCACGCTTCAGATCCGGCGCACCAGGCGCGAGCTGCTGCTCGCGGGCCTCTTCAGCGCGCTCATCGCCTTCCTGCTCTTCCTGATCTGGGACTTCGACGCTCCCTTCGGCCGAGGCATCTCGGCGACCGCCGGGCCCTTCTTCGACCTGTTCCCCACCATCGGCTGACGCTCCCCGCCGGGCAGGCCGCGCCCCGAGGCTCCGCCGGACCGGCGGGGCCTTCGCTCGGCCGGGTGGGGGACGCCGATGCCCCATTCGCCCGACACGGATCGCGACACGCCGGGTCGCCTCCTAGCGTTTCGGGCATCGAGGTGCATTCACCCCCCAATGTGGAATCGGTTCCGCAGCTTGCCCCTCGGGGACCGGAGGATTGACCATGGGCGCGATACGCATCGCATCCGTCGCATTCGTCGGCGCCGCCGCGCTCGCGCTCGCGCCGTCCACCGCGGTGGCCGCCGACGGCAGCGCCAACGCAAGCTCCGCAACACCCACCTTCACCGTGACCCCGTCGGTGATCGCGCCCGCCGGCCAAGTCACCCTCAACGCCACCGGTTGCTCCGGCGACGCGACAGCCTCCTCCGGTGTGTTCGACACCGTCACCATCCCCAGGAACAGTTCGCGCAACGCCACGGTCGACGGGGACGCCAAACGGGGCGCCTCGTACACCGTGACGTTCAACTGCGACGGTGTGCGGTCGACGACGCAGCTCACCATCGCCGGTGGCGCGCCGACCGCCAGCTCGACCACCCGCCCCACCTTCCGTCCCACCGACCGCCCGACCATCCGGTCCAGCACGCCCCCGCTCGGCGTCCGCGGCGGGCTCGGCGGCAGCGTGCACGACGGCCTGGACCCCGTCGAGCTCACAGTCGGCGCCACGCTGGTCGCGGTCGCGCTCGGTGGCGGGGTCTACGCCCTGCGTCGGCGCTCCGCGACCCGCAGGCACTAGGGCCTGTCCGGCGGATCTGGTCGCCGTCGGGTGCCTTGGCCTTGTGGCGTCCCAGACAAGATCCGCCGGACTGGCCCTAGGGACACCCGTCGCCCCCGAGTCCTGGCCAGGACTCGGGGGCGACCGGCCGTTGGGGCCCTTCCCGGGAGGTTCGTCCGGTCAGACCCCTACGCCTTGGCGCCGGCGGTGCGCGACGAACAGCGCACCGCCGATCGCGGCCGTACCGACGAGGGCGCCGCCGACCGCCATCTCGGTGTCGCTCGGGCCCGCGGCGCCGCCGAGCCCGCCGTCGGCGCCCCGGCCTTCGAGGACCCGGAAGCTGCGCGTCGCCACTCGGTCGTTGTCGTTGCACTTGACCGCCAGGCTGTACTCCCCCGGCGTCGCGTGGTCGTGGATCCGCGCGGTCGCGAAGTTGGTGTCGCCCGACGAGAGATGGACCTCGTCGAAGGCGTTGGAGCTGACCCGGCCGCCGTTGTGGCAGCCGTGGGCGGTGATGTTCAAGGTGGCACCTTGGTGGACCCGGGAGGGGTCGACCTCGACACCGGTCGGCCCGCCGGACGGCGGACCCCCCGCGAGGGCCGCCGGCGCGGCGAACCCGACCGCGGCGCCGACCGCCAGCGCCACCGTTAGAGCGCGTGAAGCACGCATCGTTGAACCTCCATGGGAGGACGCCCCGGAGCCGTGCCCCGGGATGATCGACGAGTACGCCTCCCACGTCGAACCCTCACCGCCGCTCATACAAGCCGCATTTCGGTACTCATCCACCCTGGTGAACGGCCGGCCCCCCGTTCGGCCCCGAAATCTGACGGACCCGCAGGTCACAGACCGTCAGATCATTTTCGCCGCCGTGGTACCCGGATGGCCCAGGCCGGCTGGACCGGCACCCGTTCGCCGCTCTGCGATCGCCGAGCGGGCGCGCCGCCCTTACGGTGCTCGAAGGCGCGCTGAGGGTGGACGGCGAAGGAGTTGACGAAGAGAGATGGCGCACGAAGAGAGCGGCATGGAGCGTCGCAGGCGCTCCCCGTGGGGGGCTCTGGCCCTGGTGATGCTGACCGGCCTCGCGCTGATGCGCAACGGCGCGGACGCGACGATGGGGCCGCCGCAGCCCGCAGCGGCGGCCGCGCCTGCCAGCAGCGCGGAGACCGCGTCCACACCGGCGCCGGCCGCCGAGGTCGAGCCGCTGCCCTTCGCCCCGGCCTCCCGGGTGCGGATCGAGTCGATCAATGTGAACGCGCCGGTCATGGACGTCGGCACCGATGCGCAGGGCTGGGTGCAGGCACCGCCGCCCCAGGACCCGAACCTGGCCGGC
Protein-coding sequences here:
- a CDS encoding SCO0930 family lipoprotein, with the translated sequence MTTWRSASLAAAAAAVLALTATGCGQDKGSSYAGGNGQPVGNAGAAQQPTDNAYGAGGGYGQAGGAESAAKPAGQLTVSDSKDLGKVVTDSAGFTLYRFDKDTANPAKTNCEGDCAKAWPAVPADGVSAAAGTDASKLGSVTRADGSKQLTIGGWPMYRYAKDTNPGDTNGQNVGGTWHAAAPDGKKAQAQAEAPAPAAAAMPGLSVRKDAKLGDVIVDARGMTVYRFKKDSAWPMKSACTGACLEKWPVVAPVEKNDTKGIALKGFVTFNRPDGVKQQSITCWPVYTFAGDAKPGDTNGQGVGGTWYAVSPEGKLVGAPK
- a CDS encoding DUF4239 domain-containing protein produces the protein MSDWLVLVIAMAAACAVVLTITLFSNRRVDPEDDPSDTPDVIEYMTMMIGVVYAIVLGLAIAGVWEGRGAAQADVQQEAQALHEISQRVQVYPAEVRERTRTDVEAYASYVVHTEWSHMAKEGELTDESAQKLERIRRDVTDYHPANDFEAQAYQPLIDQVAVVDSARTARGQGAGATMPGVVWFGLIIGALVTVGLIFTLQIRRTRRELLLAGLFSALIAFLLFLIWDFDAPFGRGISATAGPFFDLFPTIG
- a CDS encoding class F sortase: MAHEESGMERRRRSPWGALALVMLTGLALMRNGADATMGPPQPAAAAAPASSAETASTPAPAAEVEPLPFAPASRVRIESINVNAPVMDVGTDAQGWVQAPPPQDPNLAGWYQNGVAPGMRGTAVVVGHVDNTKGPAVFYGLGSLQKGSHIEVDRFDGRTAVFEVYGVEVFDKATFPGARVYGDTGHPELRVITCGGGFSRARGYDGNVVAFARLVSVK